In the genome of Myxococcus guangdongensis, one region contains:
- a CDS encoding pentapeptide repeat-containing protein has protein sequence MPKAPSIEKLLQNGSAEWNRLRKGGQVPTEHTGATFTQLFSANADLSGLGLVGSEWERCDLSKINFRDSDLSNAYFHGGRLQDCDFRGANLEGATFEKLKLLRCDFTGAKGLDDLEMDDVDMDRVVGLDGEEAPPPPPPPAQGITAFTREQREKALGVQASALLQGEPTQEELPPFKPQDPPGSLFFRGLKRLAMPPLWVLDVPGLRPLVPQRMPPGSSLETLYREAVKTRLENKKPLADSSVVEKAQKALHLGAKDAAVSAMYLREVGVVPLFRFSAAQVLKKALREEVEVDDLTGSIDPRTTGALLELRLTHEVVEHLPVARQRLAATQLYTALLEAGFNPENNWDEALESSEFSMQLAREATGEDRDALFEGFQVFSALPEEARLRRLAYLAESVTNLELVSRLPEGMEPSWLNGPETRECDNREMTYVQSLKAEEIPTKVAALAKAELGVPEGEVPEESDGDLFIHLRCDVCGKEKLIVQSPEE, from the coding sequence ATGCCGAAAGCCCCCAGTATCGAGAAGCTCCTCCAGAACGGGTCGGCCGAGTGGAACCGACTGCGCAAGGGCGGTCAGGTCCCGACCGAGCACACTGGCGCCACCTTCACGCAACTTTTCTCCGCGAACGCGGACCTGTCGGGCCTCGGGCTCGTGGGCTCCGAGTGGGAGCGGTGCGATCTGTCCAAAATCAACTTCCGGGACTCGGACCTGTCCAACGCCTATTTCCACGGCGGACGGCTGCAGGACTGTGACTTCCGGGGTGCGAACCTCGAGGGCGCGACCTTCGAGAAGCTGAAGCTGTTGCGCTGTGATTTCACGGGCGCCAAGGGTCTGGACGACCTGGAGATGGACGACGTGGACATGGACCGCGTCGTCGGTCTGGACGGTGAGGAGGCCCCGCCTCCGCCGCCTCCGCCCGCCCAGGGAATCACGGCGTTCACCCGCGAACAGCGCGAGAAGGCGCTCGGGGTGCAGGCCTCGGCGCTGCTACAGGGTGAGCCCACGCAGGAGGAGCTGCCGCCGTTCAAGCCGCAGGACCCGCCCGGCTCGTTGTTCTTCCGGGGCCTGAAGCGCCTGGCGATGCCGCCGTTGTGGGTGTTGGACGTGCCGGGGCTGAGGCCGCTGGTGCCGCAGCGGATGCCGCCGGGCAGCTCGCTGGAGACGCTCTACCGCGAGGCGGTGAAGACGCGGCTGGAGAACAAGAAGCCGTTGGCGGACAGCTCGGTGGTGGAGAAGGCGCAGAAGGCGCTGCACCTGGGCGCGAAGGACGCGGCGGTGTCGGCCATGTACCTGCGCGAGGTGGGCGTGGTGCCGCTGTTCCGCTTCTCCGCGGCGCAGGTGTTGAAGAAGGCGCTGCGCGAGGAGGTGGAGGTGGATGACCTGACGGGCTCCATCGACCCGCGGACGACGGGCGCGCTCCTGGAGCTGCGGCTGACGCACGAGGTGGTGGAGCACCTGCCGGTGGCGCGGCAGCGGCTGGCGGCGACGCAGCTGTACACGGCGCTGTTGGAGGCGGGCTTCAACCCGGAGAACAACTGGGACGAGGCGCTGGAGTCGAGCGAGTTCTCGATGCAGCTGGCGCGTGAGGCGACGGGCGAGGACCGTGACGCGCTGTTCGAGGGCTTCCAGGTCTTCTCGGCGCTGCCCGAGGAGGCGCGGCTGCGCCGGCTGGCGTACCTGGCCGAGTCGGTGACCAACCTGGAGCTGGTGAGCCGGCTGCCGGAGGGGATGGAGCCGTCGTGGCTGAACGGCCCGGAGACGCGCGAGTGCGACAACCGGGAGATGACGTACGTGCAGTCGCTGAAGGCGGAGGAGATCCCGACCAAGGTGGCGGCGCTGGCGAAGGCGGAGCTCGGCGTTCCCGAGGGCGAGGTGCCCGAGGAGAGCGACGGGGACTTGTTCATCCACCTGCGCTGTGACGTGTGTGGCAAGGAGAAGCTCATCGTCCAATCGCCGGAGGAGTGA
- a CDS encoding RluA family pseudouridine synthase, producing MIEYRIETDTAGMRLDKHLRKRLPTVPVSHLFKMIRTKKVRVNGKRAQPEQLLAEGDVLTIRGDEQTLKGEDRPKVDRPPPPVDPSRLVILREDDWLMAVDKPSGMAVHTGSGITGGTLVDYVRAYLGPKAVRNDFTASPAHRLDRETSGVILVAKRRPAMVHFTEVFTHGLSKKRYLTLVKGKMPKESGVIDLPLSEHQQTAESKARRGVNMQEALTRWKVVKQSGEVALLSCAIETGRTHQIRRHLTAIGHPVVGDKKYGDFAFNRDVQARWGLKRLFLHAERIEFPHPEGGGKVAVEAPLPPELRDVLKRAALLP from the coding sequence ATGATCGAGTACCGAATCGAGACCGACACCGCCGGGATGCGCCTGGACAAGCACCTGCGCAAGCGCCTTCCCACCGTTCCCGTCAGCCACCTGTTCAAGATGATTCGCACCAAGAAGGTGCGGGTGAACGGGAAGCGCGCCCAGCCCGAGCAGTTGCTCGCCGAAGGAGACGTGCTCACCATCCGGGGAGACGAGCAGACGCTCAAGGGAGAGGACCGTCCGAAAGTGGACCGTCCGCCCCCGCCGGTGGACCCCAGCCGGCTCGTGATTCTCAGAGAGGATGATTGGCTGATGGCGGTGGACAAGCCCAGCGGGATGGCCGTCCATACCGGCTCCGGCATCACCGGGGGCACGCTGGTGGACTACGTGCGCGCCTACCTGGGTCCCAAGGCCGTCCGCAACGACTTCACCGCCTCTCCCGCCCACCGGCTGGACCGGGAGACCTCCGGCGTCATCCTCGTCGCCAAGCGGCGCCCGGCGATGGTGCACTTCACGGAGGTCTTCACCCACGGGCTCTCCAAGAAGCGCTACCTCACCCTGGTGAAGGGGAAGATGCCCAAGGAGTCCGGCGTCATCGACCTGCCCCTGTCGGAGCACCAGCAGACGGCCGAGTCCAAGGCCCGCCGAGGGGTGAACATGCAGGAGGCCCTCACCCGGTGGAAGGTCGTCAAGCAGTCTGGCGAGGTGGCGCTCCTGTCCTGCGCCATCGAGACCGGGCGCACCCATCAGATAAGAAGGCACCTGACGGCCATCGGACACCCGGTGGTCGGCGACAAGAAATACGGTGACTTCGCCTTCAACCGCGACGTGCAGGCGCGCTGGGGGCTCAAGCGGTTGTTCCTGCATGCCGAGCGCATCGAATTTCCCCACCCGGAGGGCGGTGGCAAGGTGGCCGTGGAGGCCCCCCTCCCACCCGAGCTCCGAGACGTGCTCAAGCGGGCCGCGTTGCTGCCCTGA